From Micromonospora sp. NBC_01699, a single genomic window includes:
- a CDS encoding TetR/AcrR family transcriptional regulator: protein MGRLSRAQTQERNRARVLAAARDEFVERGFRDAKIDSIAERAELTRGAVYSNFPGKQALYFAVLADEVERAPEPPYRDPGDSPRTALAEFARAWLARLPLATDSSGTARLGADLIPEILAAERTRLPYTQLVHLDAIVLGLALERLHRAGTPAGRRVRVAEAALTTLHGASQLAAAAPGFVEPFGVVSACAQVADLDLDDRWDAPHLTQIPRARPADEPWSPPAATDALRDEPARLDGNGVIAILGLHRLSAIEEAVRAAPPGADVTAVLVSGTPDELAPLARLTVAELRACLRQAIRPSDWPRLQVVHDRDGVLAAAAGVPSVSDATETAVAVRGGRIVARADGWGACHAAASSQGPA, encoded by the coding sequence ATGGGTCGGCTCAGCAGGGCGCAGACGCAGGAGCGCAACCGGGCGAGGGTGCTCGCCGCCGCCCGGGACGAGTTCGTCGAGCGCGGGTTCCGGGACGCGAAGATCGACAGCATCGCCGAACGCGCCGAACTCACCCGGGGCGCGGTCTACTCCAACTTCCCCGGCAAGCAGGCGCTCTACTTCGCCGTACTGGCCGACGAGGTCGAGCGGGCACCCGAGCCGCCGTACCGGGATCCGGGCGACTCACCGCGTACGGCACTCGCCGAGTTCGCCCGCGCCTGGCTCGCCCGACTCCCGCTCGCCACCGACTCCTCCGGCACCGCCCGGCTCGGCGCCGACCTGATCCCGGAGATCCTCGCCGCCGAGCGGACCCGGCTGCCCTACACCCAGTTGGTGCACCTGGACGCGATAGTGCTCGGGCTCGCCCTGGAACGGCTGCATCGCGCCGGAACACCGGCCGGTCGTCGGGTAAGGGTGGCCGAGGCCGCGCTCACCACCCTGCACGGCGCGAGCCAACTGGCCGCCGCCGCGCCCGGCTTCGTGGAGCCGTTCGGTGTGGTCAGCGCCTGCGCCCAGGTGGCCGACCTCGACCTGGACGACCGGTGGGACGCACCCCACCTCACCCAGATCCCACGGGCGCGACCCGCCGACGAACCCTGGTCGCCGCCGGCCGCGACCGACGCCCTGCGCGACGAACCCGCGCGGCTCGACGGCAACGGGGTGATCGCGATCCTCGGCCTGCACCGGCTCTCCGCGATCGAGGAGGCGGTACGCGCCGCACCGCCCGGCGCCGACGTCACCGCGGTCCTGGTCAGCGGCACCCCGGACGAGTTGGCGCCGCTGGCCCGGCTCACCGTCGCGGAGCTGCGGGCCTGCCTGCGCCAGGCGATCCGGCCGTCGGACTGGCCACGGCTACAGGTCGTACACGATCGGGACGGCGTTCTGGCGGCGGCGGCCGGCGTACCGTCGGTCAGCGACGCCACCGAGACCGCCGTCGCGGTCCGCGGCGGCCGGATCGTCGCCCGCGCGGACGGCTGGGGCGCCTGCCACGCCGCCGCGTCGAGCCAGGGCCCGGCCTGA
- a CDS encoding cytochrome P450 family protein, whose product MTSTDHRGNAVPEINLTDAEVLHDPFTAYGDARERSPLALIQAPGFGPIWAFTRHEEARAMLADPRFELTAASYARPDVPEHCLAYLRTMQEMDGPEHLRLRRLVSPAFTARRAAGFRPRIEPIVDRLLDDLAERAAQAGDGVVDLLLHFARPLPMDVICELVGIPEHDRPRWREWGAAVATGWGQAFVEAIPQIMAGAEAAVAHRRAEPGDDLVSELIRIREQDGDRLDDTELVTLVWHLVLAGQTPTNLVANAVETLLAHPGQLAALRRNPDLMPRAVEELTRWAGPQLMTIPRYAREDVEVAGVLVGKGEAVTAVIAAANRDPRAFPDPETLDLSRPAEGAAHLGYAHGPHFCLGAALARTQVEVALTRLLRRFPDLAFAGSPTQPGWLPDPGTRRLAALPVTL is encoded by the coding sequence TTGACCAGCACCGATCACCGGGGGAACGCCGTACCCGAGATCAACCTGACCGACGCCGAGGTGCTGCACGACCCCTTCACCGCGTACGGCGACGCGCGCGAACGGTCGCCTCTGGCCCTGATCCAGGCACCCGGATTCGGGCCCATCTGGGCGTTCACCCGGCACGAGGAGGCCAGGGCGATGCTCGCTGACCCGAGGTTCGAGCTGACCGCCGCCAGTTACGCCCGTCCGGACGTACCCGAACACTGCCTGGCCTATCTGCGGACGATGCAGGAAATGGACGGCCCGGAGCACCTGCGGCTGCGCCGGCTGGTGTCGCCCGCGTTCACCGCCCGCCGGGCGGCCGGGTTCCGGCCCCGGATCGAACCGATCGTCGACCGGCTCCTCGACGACCTGGCCGAGCGGGCGGCGCAGGCCGGCGACGGGGTGGTGGACCTGCTGCTGCACTTCGCCCGGCCGCTGCCGATGGACGTCATCTGCGAACTGGTCGGCATCCCCGAGCACGACCGTCCGCGGTGGAGGGAGTGGGGCGCGGCGGTCGCCACCGGCTGGGGACAGGCGTTCGTCGAGGCGATCCCGCAGATCATGGCCGGCGCCGAGGCGGCGGTCGCGCACCGCCGGGCCGAGCCCGGCGACGACCTCGTCTCGGAGCTGATCCGGATCCGGGAGCAGGACGGCGACCGGCTCGACGACACCGAGCTGGTCACCCTGGTCTGGCACCTCGTCCTCGCCGGCCAGACCCCGACCAACCTCGTCGCCAACGCGGTCGAGACCCTGCTCGCCCACCCCGGCCAACTCGCCGCCCTGCGGCGGAACCCGGACCTGATGCCGCGCGCGGTGGAGGAACTGACCCGCTGGGCCGGACCGCAGCTGATGACCATACCCCGGTACGCGCGCGAGGACGTCGAGGTCGCCGGGGTGCTGGTCGGCAAGGGCGAAGCGGTCACCGCCGTGATCGCCGCCGCCAACCGCGACCCGCGCGCCTTTCCCGACCCGGAGACGCTCGACCTGAGCCGTCCCGCCGAAGGGGCGGCCCACCTCGGGTACGCCCACGGCCCGCACTTCTGCCTCGGTGCGGCACTCGCCCGTACCCAGGTCGAGGTGGCGCTCACCCGGCTGCTGCGCCGCTTCCCCGACCTCGCGTTCGCCGGCTCGCCGACCCAGCCCGGCTGGCTACCCGATCCCGGCACCCGGCGGCTCGCGGCACTGCCCGTCACCCTCTGA
- a CDS encoding insulinase family protein codes for MIRQTEVDGVPTLLAGTTGPMHAGLMFRVGQADETLARRGITHLLEHLVLFPTGVADYHYNGATGNVITYFHLQGSARDISTFLVGVCESLRNLAGERLETEKTILRTEWSSRSHSATDPMPLWRYGARDYGLVSYPEWGLSGLTTDDLRDWVARYFTRENAVLWIAGDEVPPGLTLDLPSGRRQPVPVASSALPATPAFFRGPSRATGWDAVVPSNAAASVFTGVLERDLFRSLRQRGGLSYTAAANHDPRGDGFAVITALADALPEKQDAVLGGFVDVLAKLRIGRIDEADLTAVVAKATDALLTAEADAARLPSAAFKLLTGQPLRSSDELAGELKAVTIEQVREVTGVALGSALLMTPNGRTADWAGFVAAPTGSEEAVRGTTYPGLGDRSTRLVVGESGISLVPEEGEPNTVRFDRCVAMLAWPDGARQLVGADAVTVRIEPTLYRGATALNIDARVRREVRVDLPARDPDEIPRPGTAQPVAGTAAGRRSIAHRLQVGALGLVALVVGLSALGVTVAMIVGAVQFRLLPAIGSWIIAGYLGRTFLTKWQNHHR; via the coding sequence ATGATTCGCCAGACCGAGGTCGACGGCGTACCGACCCTGCTCGCCGGCACCACCGGGCCGATGCACGCCGGGTTGATGTTCCGGGTCGGGCAGGCCGACGAGACCCTCGCCCGGCGGGGCATCACCCACCTGCTCGAACACCTGGTGCTCTTCCCGACCGGGGTCGCCGACTACCACTACAACGGCGCCACCGGCAACGTCATCACCTACTTCCACCTCCAGGGCTCCGCCAGGGACATCAGCACCTTCCTGGTCGGGGTCTGCGAATCCCTGCGCAACCTCGCCGGCGAGCGGCTGGAGACCGAGAAGACCATTTTGCGTACGGAGTGGAGCTCCCGGTCCCACTCGGCCACCGACCCGATGCCGCTGTGGCGGTACGGCGCCCGTGACTACGGCCTGGTGAGCTACCCCGAGTGGGGGCTGTCCGGGCTGACCACCGACGACCTGCGGGACTGGGTCGCCCGGTACTTCACCCGGGAGAACGCCGTGCTCTGGATCGCCGGTGACGAGGTACCGCCGGGGCTGACGCTCGACCTGCCGTCGGGCCGGCGCCAGCCGGTGCCGGTGGCGTCCTCGGCGTTGCCGGCCACCCCGGCGTTCTTCCGCGGCCCGTCACGGGCGACCGGGTGGGATGCGGTGGTGCCGAGCAACGCCGCCGCCAGCGTGTTCACCGGCGTACTCGAACGGGATCTGTTCCGCAGTCTGCGGCAGCGGGGCGGGCTGTCGTACACGGCGGCGGCGAACCACGACCCGCGCGGCGACGGGTTCGCCGTGATCACCGCACTCGCCGACGCGCTGCCGGAGAAGCAGGACGCGGTACTCGGCGGATTTGTCGACGTACTGGCCAAGCTGAGGATCGGCCGGATCGATGAGGCCGACCTGACCGCCGTGGTGGCCAAGGCCACCGACGCGCTGCTCACCGCCGAGGCCGACGCCGCCCGGCTGCCCTCGGCGGCGTTCAAACTGCTCACCGGTCAGCCGTTGCGGTCGAGCGACGAACTGGCCGGGGAGCTGAAGGCGGTCACCATCGAGCAGGTACGCGAGGTCACCGGTGTCGCGCTCGGCTCGGCGCTGCTGATGACCCCGAACGGGCGCACCGCCGACTGGGCCGGTTTTGTCGCCGCGCCGACCGGCTCCGAGGAGGCCGTCCGGGGCACCACGTACCCGGGATTGGGCGACCGGTCGACGCGGCTCGTGGTGGGGGAGTCGGGGATCAGCCTGGTGCCGGAGGAGGGCGAGCCGAACACCGTACGGTTCGACCGGTGCGTGGCCATGCTCGCCTGGCCGGACGGGGCCCGGCAGCTCGTCGGCGCCGACGCGGTCACGGTCCGGATCGAGCCCACCCTGTACCGGGGTGCGACGGCCCTGAACATCGACGCCAGGGTGCGCAGGGAGGTGCGGGTCGACCTGCCGGCCCGCGATCCGGACGAGATCCCCCGACCGGGAACCGCGCAACCGGTGGCCGGGACCGCGGCGGGTCGCCGGAGCATCGCCCACCGGCTCCAGGTGGGCGCGCTCGGGCTGGTGGCCCTCGTGGTGGGCCTGTCGGCCCTGGGCGTCACCGTCGCCATGATCGTGGGCGCGGTGCAGTTCCGCCTGCTCCCCGCGATCGGTTCCTGGATCATCGCCGGCTACCTCGGCCGCACCTTCCTAACCAAGTGGCAGAACCACCACCGCTAG
- a CDS encoding TetR/AcrR family transcriptional regulator encodes MTTEYTGGGDPARSMALLWRGPEKPAPRSGLTVDRIVDTAIELADAEGLAALSMRRLAERLGVGVMSLYTYVPGKAELVDVMLDAVLGRMDRPDRGDLDWRTRLEHIARENLTTYQRHPWMLEVAVQRPPMGPHLIAKYDYELRALSDIGLTEVEMDSVLTLLLGYVAGAARGAVEAALVERRTGMTDEQWWTAQAPLLEQVLDPDRYPVASAVGSAAGEVNQGTYEPTRAFEFGLQRVLDGIEVFVRRTDLSADRGGPAR; translated from the coding sequence ATGACCACCGAGTACACCGGCGGCGGGGACCCGGCCCGCAGCATGGCCCTGCTCTGGCGGGGACCGGAGAAGCCGGCCCCCCGGTCCGGGCTGACCGTCGACCGGATCGTCGACACGGCGATCGAACTGGCCGACGCCGAGGGACTGGCGGCGCTGTCCATGCGCCGGCTCGCCGAACGGCTCGGCGTCGGGGTGATGTCGCTCTACACGTACGTGCCGGGCAAGGCCGAGCTGGTCGACGTCATGCTCGACGCGGTGCTCGGCCGGATGGACCGGCCCGACCGGGGTGACCTGGACTGGCGGACCCGACTCGAACACATCGCCCGGGAGAACCTGACCACCTACCAGCGGCACCCGTGGATGCTGGAGGTGGCCGTACAGCGCCCCCCGATGGGCCCCCACCTGATCGCCAAGTACGACTACGAACTACGGGCACTGTCCGACATCGGGCTGACCGAGGTGGAGATGGACTCGGTGCTCACCCTGCTGCTCGGCTACGTCGCCGGGGCGGCCCGTGGCGCGGTGGAGGCGGCCCTGGTCGAACGCCGGACCGGGATGACCGACGAACAGTGGTGGACCGCCCAGGCACCGCTGCTGGAGCAGGTCCTCGACCCGGACCGCTACCCGGTGGCGAGCGCGGTCGGCAGCGCGGCCGGCGAGGTGAACCAGGGCACGTACGAGCCGACCCGGGCGTTCGAGTTCGGCCTGCAACGGGTCCTCGACGGGATCGAGGTGTTCGTCCGGCGTACGGACCTCTCCGCCGACCGGGGCGGACCGGCGCGGTGA